In Sebastes fasciatus isolate fSebFas1 chromosome 8, fSebFas1.pri, whole genome shotgun sequence, the DNA window tgttagtaaaaaggcagtaaaaaagttagtagtacaaagtacaaagaaatataccagatataaaaatacaaggagatgaagaaaactgttaaaaccgaatatagtgcagggtaacagctgtgaaacaggactattaaaaaagtgaatatagtgcagaagagactgttaaaaatgagtatagtgcagggtaactccagtggcttagtctaaagtgcactgtgtgcattagtatctgtcctgcagaccgtcctcctctgtccccccaactccctagagaggtgttgttgttgtaaacaGGCCTACCGTTGCTCAGTAGTTAATAGTTTTAAATATGTGTGCTCCTCTGAGCCTCTCTGAGAGCAGTAGGccttactcctcctcctcctctttcttctccggCCGTTATGTTGCGTAGGCTGTATTACGTCTGACGTCAGAGCGTCAGCTGGCCGAATGTTTACATCCAACAGTGGTGTGTTTCTGGCTGgatcctcaacaacaacaaaaggctGAACACAAGGAGCTCCAGCTAAAGACAGAGAATAACCAGGCGGCATTCCCACGAGGTATTGCGTTAGACAGAGCTACCAGAGGTccaacaacatggaggctcagagagagagagagagagagagagagaggcagcggtCTGTTTCTACCACCAAGCAGCAGTTAGCATTCCTGTCTGgagcttttcttcttctcctccagcagcGAGGACAATGAATGCGgttatttctgtctgtgttgACCTTGCCGCTGCTTGACAGTGCTACAGCTGTAATATCTAGTCTGTGTGGTCTGCACCACACGGTTTTTAGACTAACAGCGCTTGAATTCGGGGTGTTTAGTCGTGTTTTTGTGGGATCACCTGAGTAGCGCAAATGTAGCAACCCGCAACAACGTGTGCAGGAGGCTGGATGTGGATGTCTGCGGTGAAATGAGACCTACTGGAGTTACAGGTCGTGGCGTGACTTATGAACGATGTAAATGAAAGAATGGACGCGATAGCTAGTTTATTGAATCAGCTAAATGAATTGCGAAGCTtaaatgtcagtgtttttttttgcaggaagTGTGTACTCTACTAGCCTactaaaccacttagtttggtacAGAATGGGTTACAGCGCCCACTTGTGCTCATGTGTGCTGACGTCCACAAAAAAGAAGCagtttataagataagataagatattcctttattagtctaATGTGccgtgtacagcagcaaaggggatagtacaaaaaacaagatgcatcagctaacacagtaaaaaaaaaaaagcgctaaacaaagtgtaacaaaatataaaccatttaaatagaaggaagtataaaaataggagcagtatattgacaataaacagactattaacaaaattgcacaagtggataaatgatattgcacagtgagaatgaatgaaattccacctgaaaatatgtcagtttttggtgtgtactAGTCCTAGTCCTAGTATTATGATCATACTCACAGGACCAAACATCTCATCCTGTATTCACTTCCCTGTATTCATTTTGATGCAACAACTGCTGTTTTGTTCCTTTTATTGATTCTGTGCCTGAAAAACATCCTCTTCATCTCAACTTATCAAAGCCAGGGGGTCCAGTAATATGGAAATGCACACGGCCCCTTTGTTCTTTTATAGCCTCATGACTATGGGCACCATTTGGCAGCCAGCGCATCCCTGTGATCTCTTGTCCTTTGGCATTGCCCTCCGGTGTTGTTTTGAACACCGGCCGCAGCATTCACACCTACAGCTGTATTCTGCTGCCAAAAGCTTCCTTTATAGGCCTCTAAATTTGGTGGGGTCAGGCCTATTTGTTTCAAGTATCAGAGCTTATTGGTGGATGTATTTTGAATCAATAACCACTACTTTTTCCTGTCAAATTAGACACGTGTTGACAAGTTGTGATTGTCTAGGAGTTTATAACTTTATACTGAAGTTAGCGCTAAAAGGACAAACTTAAAGAAAATGATTTATGAATATGATGGTTGAAGGAGTTGTGTAGAAATGTTAGGGCAGCAGCTAACAATTGTTTCTTTCTCAATTTATCATTTAGTCTTTGAAATGACAaagaaatagtaaaaaaaaacctgcagatTACTATTTCTCAGAGTCCAAGGCGATGTctttatagtgttttttttgtaaagccAAAAGTGCAAAACCTAAAGGTATTTAATTTACTAAGTAAAACAGCACATCCTCTACATTTGAGAAGCTTGGACCAGCGAATGTTTGGCATATTATATTTCCACGAATcgatgaattgattaattaagtGGCGTAAACAGCAAGTTTGAGAGTGCACAAGTATAGAAGTGTGAAGAGAATGGGATTGTTTCCCTCACTAATCCAGATGACAGGGTTTGATAACTAGTGCGCAGCCATGCTTACTTGTCATATGGTCATTTTGGATAGTAAACCACCAGCTGTTTCTTTTTGTCCTCAGTCAACATGGGTGGAGCTGTAAGTGCCGGTGAGGACAATGACGACTTGATTGACAACCTGAAGGAGGCTTACTACATCCGCTCAGACCTGGTGGAGCGGGCTTTTCGAGCTATCGACCGGGCTGACTATTACCTGGATGAATACCGGGATAATGCTTACAAGGTGAGCAAAATGAAAGTCTATGAAATCACCCAAATAGGGTCCAGAGAAATTCACAGCATACATGATGACAGTGTTTGGATGAaaagatttgttgttgttgttgttgttgttattagtCACTGGatatttatcatgtttttaaGGGCACATTTGTAGAGTTTGATAGGCTGAACGATATAAGAAAAGCTGGTTAAGGTATACTATTGCTGTTGTTATAGGACTTGGCATGGCGGCATGGAAAGATCCACCTGTCTGCTCCGTGTATCTACTCTGAGGTGATGGAGGCTCTGGATCTCCACCCTGGCCTCTCCTTCCTCAACCTCGGCAGTGGGACGGGCTACCTCAGCACCATGGTCGGCCTCATATTGGGTATGTGGTTAACTGCAGCGATTCAGCATGGTGTGTCTTTATTATTGTTCTGGTAAACATGTGTACGTGTGAACTGAAAGATACTGGTTCACATTCTTCATGCTTTGTCAACTTATACAATCTATACTTTCCTTTAAGAGACATAAAAGGAAGAAATTTGAACTTTCTTACACATGGTTTGGGAATGTGACAGTTTTGGGATAAAATAACCGTAGCAATGTGTGACATGATTGGACATCAAATCCCTATTTACCCAATTGTTCTGTTACTTAGTGATGACTGTAAATTAAACTTGTTTGAAAAACAGGAAAATCTGGCTTGCTGGCTTAACCACAACCAAGAAAATGATAGTCCAACGCTGGTAATATGCCTGTATCGAATGATTTTTATTagaaaaaagttaaaacaacACAAGATTTGCCAGTATTTATATGACTATTGCCAATAATAAAGCAGAGCCTGCAAGCTAGTTCAGATCGTCAACTCAAGTTCGCCGGCGCCGCTGCTGCTGTCCACTTGGCATTTCTTAAGCTCCGCCTCCACCCTGGTATCCACCTGTAGGCTTTGATTTTACGTGGAGCTCTGGGAACATCCAGTAGACCTGAAAGACTTTAAAGGTACAATTGATAACATCAATAACTTCCAGACACTAGATGTCACACTCTCcctccccgttccattgcattcacttcaaaACAAATGGTTGCCGGCTCGCTGCccaacctgcatattttatggtcgaGTGGAGTGAGACTCTGACAGACAGTCGTGTCAAGTGATGAATTATTTGTGGTAGAGTAATGAATTATAATATTCTAGTCGTGAAGGGACAAAAGCACAAGTTAATTTCTCAGCATTTTCAAAAAGTAAAATGTGTGAAATATAAAATTTCTCAAGTGGGAAAACCATAACTGCACAAGTTTCTTAATATAAACACAGTTTATAACTACGCAGGTCACATTTAAAGAAATGTGATTAACATTGTGTAGCATTTCCAgggatttattagcagaaatggaatatatcacttaaaatatgttttcattcttagtgtgtaatcacctgaaactaagaatcatctttcgttagcttagaatgagtccttcatatctacatagggagctggtcctcttcacagagtccaccatgttgctccgccatgttcctacattagcccagaacggacaaaccaaactttggctctagagagagactttcatgtttttacgtcacctgaaggccaccgtagttctccagcACGCTTTTGAAACTGcgttaacgtgagccgcagagtgcaaaaccatggtaccaccagccgccgtgTTGCTCCTAAacttgtgttattatggtatggatggcctctgagtgaggacAACGGCATTACTATGTTTATTTcactctgcagctcatgttaccacagtcttggaaagggaggagtgagcggaggggtactcagttggttgcaatttgcaaccacaccactagatgccgccaaatcctagaCACGGTCCCTTTAAGGTGTATTGATGTTCTGACTGGCCTATAGGAATGCAGGTTAAGTCACAGCatgtcacattttctgaaagacTAAGAGCATAATCACGCACAACATACTCTTGAGTTTGTTGTTGAGCCTAACGTCCTAATGgtattaaaaacacaactttgTGTCCATGTAAATGTGAATAATTTCAAACTGTGAACTGTGGTGTGCTAACTGTTCCAGGACCATTTGGAGTGAATCATGGAATAGAGTTGCATCCAGATGTGATTGATTATGCCTACCAGAAGCTCGAGTCCTTCATCAAAACCAGCGACAGCTTTGACAAGTAGGTGTCCAAATGTGCCAcgtcattttattgtttttcaatctatttttttttactcttgtgtATATTGTTTTCCATTACGCCTGTGTCTCTCTTTAGATTTGAATTCTGTGAGCCGTCCTTTGTCGTGGGTAACTGCCTGGAGATTCCTCCAGAGAGCCGTCAGTATGACAGGGTGTACTGTGGGGCGGGGGTGCAGAAGGAGCACGAGGACTACATGAAGAACCTGCTCAAGGTGGGGGGCATCCTGGTGATGCCTCTTGAGGAAAAGGTTGGTGTTATGACAGAGAAACTCAGGATAATATCTGCATATTAGGCAACTCATCcccctatttagcatttataagctgtatatatatacattgaatacattatttattacacaCAGTAATGTATTTGTAAGCagatatatatgtttattatttgacAGCAACTATAACTCCTGAGTGGAGGCTGCTCTGTAAACACAAAGtattcaagtttcaagttcTTTATTATCAGAAGCAGTCATTGACCATGAAAATCTTGGATCTCAGGCTCCCTCAATCAAGAATGTTCAATCAATATATCAATTAATCCCtccaacaatgctcattaaatatgtataataaacaaatgaaatcacacaagtaaatgcaaaatgagaatctaagacataaaatagtgcaaattcaaatatatacataaataaaatatgaaataaattaatataaatttgTGGTAGACAGTATtgcaaatgaataaactgaatgtaaacatgaaTGTATACGTATATGCATAATGAGAagtattaaatataaattagtatgtatgtattgtttgaataataatatacatatataggaGAAGTTATAATTGTTGAAAAATACTGTGATCCCCTccacaaaaatgtgtttcttatGTTTATGTCCACTAAAATGTCCGACCTTGACTATACTGACTTGTATCTGTGCAAAGTTTGTCACTAGAGAGGtgttttcacattgtttttCACTCCTGAAGGGGGAGATGTCTATGCACGTCCCTAAAATCTGAGATTCAAACGTACCCTGTGCGAGCTAGATTTGGTACATCACAAATTTGAAACAGCCAATCGCTGTCTAATACGCAAATTGCTACACGtagacagggaaacagttttGGACACAACACCGGCAAAGAAACTGAAACCTCCAGCGCAGAGCGGACTTGTCGGTACAGTGAGTGAGAGTTGGCGTTAGCGCTAGGAAagtttttttacagaaaacatAGTAGAGTGTGCAGTTTCTGGATGTAAACCAGAGCTTCCTTCCAATATATACCAAAAAATCTCACTAGATATTATTGTATGCTTCACAACCACTAACAAAGAGTGTGATTACATCCTGTTGTATTTTCTGCAGTTGACCAAGATCACCCGCACAGGAACGAACAGCTGGGAGACCAAAAAGATCATTTCTGTGTCCTTCGCTCCTCTGATGCTGCCTAAACACAGCACAACTCGCAAACCCAAGACTGTCCCACTACGTGAGTCACACTTTGACcgttatttaaatttaaaaattgcAACTAAATATGAATATTGATACAAATAGTATGCGTCTAATTCTTCACTTTTATCTTTTCCCTCCCCGATTTTCCTTTCCACCCTGTTTTCTCATGGTTCTCAATTTTGCAGCCAAGTATGAGGTACGGACGTTACAGGAGCTGGCTCGTATCTGCATCCGCCACACCCTCAGAGTGACCACAGACGGAGGAGACAGCCAATCACGCGGCCGAGGTTCCTCGTTCAGCGTAGGCAGGGGTCTGGCAGTGGCCGGGCTCCATAAGTACGGCCCTCGCTTCAAACGCAGACGCGTCCACCGGCGTCACTGCAACGCCCTCGTCCTGGCCACGCGTCAGGTGGTGGCCAGCAGCGGTATCGGCCCCGCTCCTCTGGACAGCAACGACAACCAGGGAGGAATAccggaggacgaggaggaggccGGAGAGAGGGAGGCGAGGCGGCAGATAAGAGCGAGCAGGAGGGCGGGGAGAGGACCAGGAGGggtggtggaagaggaggagacggtggaagaggaagacgaagaggaggagcaggaggaggaggaggaaaaggagaccGGGGAGCTGCTCCGACCCCAGCCGGCCGTGAACGTCCTTAGAGAGAGGATACTGGGCCTGCCGCTGCCCGAGCCTCTGAAGATGTACCTGCTGTACTACAGAGAGAAATGAGCGCGCTGAAGCCACAGCCAGGTCCTGAGTCAGAGCCCAGAGCTGAAAGCAACGGCCCAGCAGAGGCCGAATATCTTGTTACAACCCCACCACCACCCGTACAAGGCAGGACAACATGCCACCTACCTTACTGACCCCCAGCTCCACCGTGGATCTTTCTCGCTCACCTTGCTCTCATTTTCTCCATCATCCATTCTCTTTCCCACTCCCTCTTTTTGGCCTTCCCCCACTGTTCTTTACTTGATTAATTTCCTGACACTGTAAAGAGTCAATTCAATTTGTCCAGTGGAGGGGGATGGCGGGGGGGCAATGTTTCAGACAACAAGTCACTGATGTAAACTTTGTGTCTCCATTGAGGTGCAAAAAATAGATACAGGTACATAACACATACACAGTTGGATCAATTTGCTCTGCCGCTCTGTATATCTGACATGCCGATCAAGCCTTGCCCAACAACAGCTTAACAGTTGCCTGAGAATTCACAGCTTGTAAAAAGGCAACCTAGTGGTGCTGAGAAAGAGAACCATCATTGTTTAGTGGCAGATCAGACATCACCAGAGTTCAGACACTAGCAGCAAGCAGAGAGAAGCTTACCCATACATAGACCAGAAGGTAATAGGAGTGCCCCAGCTTTTTCTATCCACTAATTACAGATGTGCCCCAAGTTAGAGATCATACATTGATTGTAAAAAGTCGTGTGGAAGCTAGTTTGTccgcatatggtggtgtgtatTCTAAACTAATGGGGAAGGTGCAGTTTTAGAAAGGAAGACACAAAAGCTCAACTGTTTATTTGATGATTCAATGAGTTACAGTTTCTCTTTCACTATATCATATTCAGTGATATTGTAGCTACAGCTAGTGACCAAGACGGTGTGGCGGTTGTGATTATTTCCACTGATTTCCCAATAAAAGTGGAGCTTTGTTTTGAGCCCTCAGTCCAAGTTAAGTAATTTAACTTAAATGATCTGCGTTTCCAAGGCCAATGGTTGCTCATCATTTCTAGGAGACTATTTGATTTAATAGAAGGTTGAGTTTCCCCCTTTTCTATGCATATATTTCATTATATGAATTAAAGTCTATCTTTGTCTCCTGACTTTGTCATATGGAGATGAAACTGACCTAAATCCATACGTGTGTATCCAAAGGGCAGTCTCAGTGTTTCTCTCTACATCCCATTATATATTCTCTTAACCAAAAGAGAATGACCATAAAAAGATCACATACTTACTAATATTCCAATTTGCATAAATAAACCAGCatgataaaaacacattaactaATGTTTTTGATGATTGACAGTGTGCAAGTTTTCTTTCACCGTGCTgtcatgttttgtttctttttatgGTCTTGTAATATTTTGATTTTTGAATTGTATGAGACTTGAAGTGGTGTGTACATattaaattgtatgttttgtgaatcataaaaaaaaccaTGAAGATACTTTGATAAGTAGAAGAAGTGTCTTTTATCACACTTTTCGGTTGTAGTTAGTTAGGTGGAGCATTTTTTCCTTTGTACTTTTGGCTTTTGTACCAAACTTTCTGCTCCCCTCTGTGCCAAACTTGCGTTGCATGGACTAAATTGTTGAGAGGAAACAGTAGATCATCAGCAAGTCACGtatctgaagaaaaacaatttgttgatttttttttttcatttaaaaaaaaatgctccacTACCACTGAAATGGCATTCGTGGTTGTTTATGTATTAGTTAGCGTGTAAAGTTTTAGATTTCTCCCATTGGAAAGTTTGTATCTGAAGAATGTCTGTGATGAATAGCAAAGTGATCTTTGCACAAGGCAATACATACACACCCTTCATCAGTAAATACACTTAATTAGATACAATATGGATGTGATCACAATAATAGGAGGAATTTGAATATGTGCAGCTCATATTGGTAATCTATTCAACACTGGATGGGAGGATTGCGTCCAAAAAGCAGGTCCTTATCAGGCCAGGTGACTCCCATCCCTTCTGAGTGTAATGTCATGCATCACTGTCAGGCCAATCTACCATTTCTACTGCTGCTGGATCTGCCTTtgagtactgtatgtacaccaTTCCTTTACTCAACATGAGCTCCATTCATGTTTGGTTGTCGTGCATTTGTGATTCTCTGCTGAATGTATATGATCATGATGGGTTTTttgggggagggg includes these proteins:
- the pcmtd2b gene encoding protein-L-isoaspartate O-methyltransferase domain-containing protein 2, whose product is MGGAVSAGEDNDDLIDNLKEAYYIRSDLVERAFRAIDRADYYLDEYRDNAYKDLAWRHGKIHLSAPCIYSEVMEALDLHPGLSFLNLGSGTGYLSTMVGLILGPFGVNHGIELHPDVIDYAYQKLESFIKTSDSFDKFEFCEPSFVVGNCLEIPPESRQYDRVYCGAGVQKEHEDYMKNLLKVGGILVMPLEEKLTKITRTGTNSWETKKIISVSFAPLMLPKHSTTRKPKTVPLPKYEVRTLQELARICIRHTLRVTTDGGDSQSRGRGSSFSVGRGLAVAGLHKYGPRFKRRRVHRRHCNALVLATRQVVASSGIGPAPLDSNDNQGGIPEDEEEAGEREARRQIRASRRAGRGPGGVVEEEETVEEEDEEEEQEEEEEKETGELLRPQPAVNVLRERILGLPLPEPLKMYLLYYREK